A genomic region of Phragmites australis chromosome 2, lpPhrAust1.1, whole genome shotgun sequence contains the following coding sequences:
- the LOC133907039 gene encoding uncharacterized protein LOC133907039, whose amino-acid sequence MMSGGGYSALDDPKASGSVPAATGPDPPAIRFADSNLQTFPPSEARGKISGAYRPPTDADDTFSSKPGGGGSGGGGARGSGAGSDDAGQGGWFRMFSVAAYKPYFDVDTADVVERIWESVFPFRGTFTEKTSENPDLYGPFWTSTTLIFVAASIATFVTYLSHKWHKKEWNYDINLVTWSAGLFYGYVTFVPLLLYVILKYFSAPAGLVQLWCLYGYSLFIFIPASLLSIVPIEIFRWVIAGVAGFMSATFVAVNLRAHIVNAGERWFLIVAGIFLLQLGLAVLLKLYFFTITV is encoded by the exons ATGATGTCCGGCGGTGGGTACTCCGCCCTCGACGACCCCAAGGCCTCCGGATCCGTCCCG GCGGCGACGGGGCCGGATCCGCCGGCCATCAGGTTCGCCGACTCCAACCTCCAGACGTTCCCGCCGTCCGAGGCCAGGGGCAAGATCTCCGGCGCCTACCGCCCGCCCACCGACGCCGACG ACACCTTCTCTTCCAAACCcgggggaggaggcagcggcggcggcggtgccagAGGCAGCGGTGCGGGGTCCGACGACGCCGGGCAGGGCGGCTGGTTCCGGATGTTCTCCGTGGCGGCGTACAAGCCCTACTTCGACGTTGACACCGCCGACGTCGTCGAGAGGATCTGGGAGTCCGTCTTCCCCTTCCGCGGCACCTTCACCGAAAAGACCTCCGAGAACCCCGACCT TTATGGGCCATTCTGGACGTCCACCACCTTGATTTTCGTTGCTGCATCCATTGCCACTTTCGTCACCTACCTATCGCACAAATGGCACAAGAAGGAGTGGAACTATGATATTAATTTGGTTACCTGGTCTGCTGGCTTATTCTATGGCTACGTGACGTTTGTTCCCCTTCTCTTATATGTTATTCTTAAGTACTTCTCAGCACCTGCTGGACTGGTGCAACTGTGGTGCCTTTATGGATACTCCTTGTTCATCTTCATTCCAGCATCG CTTCTGTCAATTGTGCCGATAGAAATATTCAGATGGGTGATTGCTGGTGTCGCTGGTTTTATGTCTGCTACCTTTGTTGCTGTGAATCTCCGGGCTCACATTGTAAATGCTGGCGAGCGTTGGTTCCTGATTGTTGCAGGAATATTCTTGTTGCAGTTGGGACTGGCTGTTTTGCTGAAACTCTATTTCTTCACGATAACTGTATAG
- the LOC133907034 gene encoding carbon catabolite repressor protein 4 homolog 6-like, giving the protein MRLASSAFLRRAAAMSSSSYSRRGYPRPRRSYSARPSPPPHPDAGAELVSGDSHLSAVRAANDSLRRGGVRGPPPPYRQGPQQPPYGYGYGYGYGYGYGYGQPQQPGPPYGFVPYNYGHPQQPPLPPGPQYGYGAPNPYVHGYPHPQPHGRAPVNAGFRPGGPQLTPRLADYRRRWRFAQQRPPHQAERFKVLSYNILADYLAQEHRFLYERIPSFILDWNWRKDKLMFEFGLWSPDILCLQEVDKFADIEQEMASRGYNGIWKMRTGNAADGCATFWRTSRFQLCYEEDIEFNKLELRDNVAQLCVLESVVPRNVQTDSTCSFTSPSHPQQAKQVVVCNIHVLYNPKRGDIKLGQVRTLLDRAYTVSKMWNDAPVILCGDFNSTPKSPLYNFVLEQKLNLSGLAKSTISGQRTIASPQGLYTGPNISQFHPPFYPTNNREGNIALLNDCKPQTETTKLVESSCPESSNSCGNKIPCSGSTNLDEQGLLSCLEGPGRDWRTSDADACTDKTESEGTATDKSSEGCLGVIKTESGEEPDGPSAPATLCSEILQSGSSEIANSSQLFSSDESFGLKDSVEELVGGSKKDSNAHTDLPGEVISEEFTRAFEENGVQSDELSAVSKDNPDEREKATESMLSDQDNCTTNEPESSHFSGSQNFADALHQMSNVRLDGESSTEATHLTSPAESVHQPNGAVSDACGNQCTPKEIYKYSVPCRDESESNVLAFEDDTIANEVLCTDVNSDSFFEEFSGGNDRLLEEEDQEPATSDGSPSSQQVVTSNEGYYYYDPYRWTPDEIKVATGNNECAYVEHNLKLRSVYTDVEDFDGTKDANKEPLVTSYNRKFMGTVDYIWASEDLQTVQVLDTFPKEILKQTIGFPTKKWGSDHLALVCELAFTK; this is encoded by the exons ATGCGGCTCGCTTCCTCCGCCTTTCtacgccgcgccgccgccatgtcctcctcctcctacagC CGCAGAGGCTACCCGCGCCCACGCCGCAGCTACTCCGcccgcccctcgccgccgccgcaccccGACGCGGGCGCCGAGCTCGTCAGCGGCGACTCCCACCTCAGCGCCGTGCGCGCCGCCAACGACTccctccgccgcggcggcgtccGCGGCCCTCCACCGCCGTACAGGCAAGGGCCCCAACAGCCGCCGTACGGTTATGGCTATGGCTACGGCTACGGCTACGGCTACGGCTACGGCCAACCGCAGCAGCCGGGTCCCCCATACGGGTTTGTGCCGTACAACTACGGCCACCCGCAACAGCCGCCGCTACCGCCGGGGCCTCAGTATGGCTACGGGGCTCCGAACCCGTACGTCCACGGGTATCCACATCCGCAGCCGCACGGGCGCGCGCCTGTGAATGCTGGGTTCCGTCCTGGTGGGCCACAGCTGACTCCCCGGCTCGCGGATTACCGCCGACGGTGGCGGTTTGCACAGCAGCGGCCGCCTCACCAAGCGG AGAGATTTAAGGTTCTATCATACAATATACTAGCGGACTATCTGGCCCAGGAGCACCGATTTCTTTATGAACGAATACCATCTTTCATCCTGGATTGGAACTGGCGGAAGGATAAGTTAATGTTCGAGTTCGGCTTGTGGTCTCCAGATATTCTATGTCTTCAG GAGGTTGACAAATTTGCAGACATTGAACAAGAAATGGCGAGCCGAGGATATAATGGCATATGGAAG ATGCGGACTGGAAATGCTGCTGATGGATGTGCAACCTTTTGGAGAACATCAAG GTTCCAGTTGTGTTATGAAGAGGACATTGAGTTTAACAAGCTCGAACTTCGTGATAATGTTGCACAGCTCTGTGTTTTAGAG TCAGTGGTTCCAAGAAATGTCCAAACTGACTCTACTTGTTCATTTACAAG CCCTAGCCACCCGCAACAAGCTAAACAAGTTGTTGTATGTAATATTCATGTTCTTTATAATCCAAAAAGAGGGGACATCAAACTTGGTCAG GTTAGGACACTTCTTGACAGAGCTTATACTGTATCCAAGATGTGGAACGATGCTCCAGTAATACTTTGTGGAGATTTCAACTCTACACCCAAG AGTCCGCTGTACAATTTTGTATTGGAGCAAAAG TTGAATTTGTCCGGCCTTGCAAAAAGTACTATATCTGGGCAGCGCACTATTGCTAGTCCACAAGGGCTATATACTGGCCCTAACATATCTCA ATTCCATCCACCTTTTTATCCAACCAACAATAGAGAGGGAAACATAGCTCTTCTGAATGATTGTAAGCCTCAAACTGAAACAACAAAGTTGGTGGAAAGTTCTTGCCCTGAATCAAGTAACAGTTGTGGCAACAAGATACCTTGTTCTGGCTCTACTAATCTTGACGAGCAAGGATTATTGAGCTGTTTGGAAGGTCCTGGAAGGGATTGGCGTACTTCTGACGCTGATGCCTGTACTGACAAAACCGAAAGTGAAGGTACAGCCACTGACAAATCTAGTGAAGGGTGTCTTGGAGTGATCAAAACTGAATCTGGAGAAGAACCTGACGGACCATCTGCTCCAGCCACACTGTGCAGTGAAATCCTCCAGTCAGGTTCAAGCGAAATAGCTAATAGCAGCCAGCTGTTTTCTTCTGATGAATCATTTGGGCTCAAGGATTCCGTTGAAGAACTAGTAGGAGGTAGCAAGAAGGATTCAAACGCCCACACAGACTTGCCTGGTGAAGTGATTTCTGAAGAATTTACACGTGCTTTTGAAGAAAACGGGGTCCAATCAGATGAACTGTCGGCTGTCTCAAAAGACAACCCTGATGAAAGGGAAAAGGCTACGGAATCTATGTTGTCTGATCAAGACAACTGCACAACTAATGAGCCAGAGTCATCTCATTTCAGTGGTTCTCAGAATTTTGCTGATGCACTCCACCAGATGAGTAATGTGAGGCTAGATGGAGAAAGTAGTACTGAAGCAACCCACTTGACATCACCAGCAGAATCGGTACATCAACCAAATGGTGCTGTTTCAGATGCCTGTGGCAATCAGTGTACCCCTAAAGAGATATATAAGTATTCAGTCCCGTGTAGAGATGAGTCTGAAAGCAATGTTCTTGCTTTTGAGGATGATACAATAGCTAATGAAGTTCTCTGCACAGATGTGAATTCTGACTCCTTCTTTGAAGAGTTCTCTGGCGGTAATGATCGCTTACTTGAAGAGGAAGATCAGGAGCCAGCAACATCCGATGGTTCACCATCTTCTCAGCAGGTAGTTACTTCCAATGAAGGGTATTACTATTATGATCCGTACAGGTGGACACCGGACGAAATAAAAGTTGCTACCGGGAACAATGAATGCGCTTACGTGGAACACAATTTGAAATTAAGGAGTGTGTATACAGATGTGGAG GATTTCGACGGGACAAAAGATGCCAACAAGGAGCCGCTAGTAACCAGCTACAACAGAAAATTCATGGGAACAGTGGACTACATATG GGCTTCGGAAGATCTGCAGACTGTTCAAGTTTTAGATACATTCCCCAAAGAAATATTGAAACAAACAATTGGGTTCCCGACAAAG AAATGGGGAAGCGATCACCTTGCCCTTGTCTGCGAATTAGCGTTTACAAAATGA
- the LOC133904828 gene encoding uncharacterized protein LOC133904828 has protein sequence MREYYCYKFQMRRGIFNTILHGKRLFQQFAVDTYIKLETSRLNYILHNQSRVRADLYQGLVDSVSAGENRASAMGKRWVLPASFIGGPRDMRRRYMDAMALVQKYGKPDIFLAMSCNPNWEEILRELEPGQTPQDRPDLVVRVFKAKLDDLKFQLFHNHILGVVAAHVHVIEFQKRGLPHVHFLLIMKSGYKLTCPEQYNTVISAELPTKERYPELHEMVVKHMMHGPCGSLNPGNVCMKNQNRTCKSYYPRQFTDTTLQGKDSYPIYRRRDDGQKVHVRGHVLDNRWVVPYNPKLLRRYDCHINAEVCSSIKAVKYLYKYIYKGHDRVSVSINDANDNHEINEIDDYREARWVAPQKALWRIFAFDLSGVFPPVLQLQLHLPGMHLVSYRDNADVRQVLDQQSASETMLTRYFKANCEFPWARSILYREFPEYAVWNPTLKKWKKRKQRTHVGRIISAHPAEGERYYLRVLLNHVAGATSYENLRTFDGVVYPTFREAVEKRGLIESDNNIDDCLTEAEIFHMPSSLRRLFATILVFCEPNDVRGIWNKHLEAMSDDFRRDQMNSHVVEQMVLLDIRNMLQSMGKDISSFPLPEIEEEHDTMYGEVREIFEERSIEVDHEFASVVSSLNREQRYAYDKILSYVDSGNGTAFFVDGPGGTGKTFLYKALLAKVRSEGKIAVATATSGVAASILSGGRTAHSRFKIALGIQEGVCNFTKQSETAKLLRMASLILWDEVSMTKRQAIEALDKSLRDIMEKSDLPFGGKTIVFGGDFRQVLPVVRKGTRAQIINATLRKSYLWENMQKLRLVSNMRAQSDPWFSKYLLRIGNGTEETVKDDYVKIPDEICVPYTGAESDIDNLIDRVFPMLATHISNSDYITSRAILSTRNENVDDINMRLIERFPGDEMVYHSYDLAIDDPNNYYPPEFLNSLTPNGLPPHILKLKVNCPVILLRNLDPANGLCNGTRLIVQAFQRNTIDAKIVLGQHAGKRVFLPRIPLCPSDDEMFPFKFKRNQFPIRVSFAMTINKAQGQTIPHVGIYLPNPVFSHGQLYVALSRATARRNIKILAASENDASVDSACTLTKNIVYKEVLTS, from the coding sequence ATGCGCGAATATTATTGCTACAAGTTCCAGATGCGTCGTGGAATTTTCAACACCATCTTGCATGGGAAGCGCCTATTCCAGCAATTTGCAGTTGATACCTATATAAAGCTTGAAACATCGCGTCTGAACTATATTCTGCACAACCAATCAAGAGTACGTGCAGATCTTTACCAGGGCTTAGTGGATAGTGTATCTGCAGGGGAGAATCGAGCGAGTGCAATGGGCAAAAGATGGGTCCTTCCAGCGTCATTTATTGGTGGCCCGAGGGATATGAGACGACGATACATGGATGCTATGGCCTTGGTGCAGAAATACGGTAAACCAGACATCTTCCTTGCCATGAGTTGCAACCCTAACTGGGAAGAAATACTTAGGGAGCTTGAACCTGGCCAGACACCACAAGACCGTCCTGATCTTGTTGTGCGAGTATTTAAAGCTAAATTAGATGATCTCAAGTTTCAGCTCTTCCATAATCACATCCTTGGTGTTGTTGCAGCGCATGTCCATGTCATCGAGTTCCAGAAAAGGGGTCTACCGCATGTACACTTCCTCCTTATCATGAAGTCAGGCTATAAGCTTACATGTCCAGAACAGTACAACACTGTTATTTCCGCAGAGCTTCCAACCAAGGAAAGGTATCCTGAGCTTCATGAAATGGTTGTCAAACACATGATGCATGGTCCCTGTGGTTCGTTAAATCCTGGTAATGTATGTATGAAGAATCAAAATCGCACATGCAAGAGCTATTATCCACGCCAGTTTACTGATACAACTCTCCAAGGCAAGGACTCTTACCCCATCTACAGAAGACGGGATGATGGGCAAAAGGTACATGTAAGAGGGCATGTCTTGGACAATAGATGGGTTGTACCATATAATCCTAAGCTACTAAGGAGGTATGACTGCCACATCAACGCCGAGGTTTGTTCAAGCATTAAGGCTGTCAAGTACCTTTACAAATACATCTACAAGGGTCATGACAGGGTATCTGTTTCTATCAATGATGCCaatgacaatcatgagattaatgagatCGATGATTACAGGGAAGCTAGATGGGTAGCCCCACAGAAGGCATTGTGGAGAATCTTTGCCTTCGATCTTAGTGGGGTCTTCCCCCCAGTGCTCCAGCTGCAACTTCATCTCCCTGGCATGCATCTCGTGTCCTACAGGGATAACGCGGATGTACGTCAGGTTTTGGACCAACAAAGTGCCTCTGAGACCATGTTAACTAGGTATTTTAAGGCGAATTGTGAGTTCCCGTGGGCACGAAGCATACTATATAGGGAATTTCCAGAATATGCAGTTTGGAACCCTACATTAAAGAAATGGAAGAAGAGAAAACAACGCACACATGTTGGAAGGATCATCTCAGCGCATCCCGCGGAGGGAGAAAGATACTATCTAAGGGTACTACTAAACCACGTGGCAGGTGCTacttcatatgaaaatctaAGGACATTTGATGGTGTTGTCTACCCTACCTTCCGAGAAGCTGTTGAGAAAAGAGGTCTTATTGAGTCAGACAATAACATCGATGATTGCCTAACAGAGGCTGAAATATTCCATATGCCATCATCTCTCCGAAGGCTGTTTGCCACAATATTGGTTTTCTGCGAACCCAACGATGTCCGTGGGATATGGAACAAGCACCTAGAGGCAATGTCCGATGACTTCCGACGAGACCAAATGAACTCACATGTAGTTGAACAAATGGTTCTGTTGGATATTAGAAATATGCTACAGTCAATGGGTAAAGACATATCATCATTCCCTCTTCCTGAGATCGAAGAGGAGCATGACACCATGTATGGAGAGGTAAGGGAAATATTTGAAGAGAGATCTATAGAGGTAGACCATGAATTTGCCTCGGTCGTGTCATCTCTCAATCGTGAACAACGGTATGcttatgataaaatattatccTATGTTGACAGCGGTAATGGAACTGCATTCTTTGTTGATGGTCCTGGAGGGACCGGAAAGACATTCCTATACAAAGCTTTGCTAGCAAAGGTCCGTAGTGAGGGAAAAATAGCAGTTGCTACTGCAACATCTGGTGTTGCTGCCTCAATCCTGTCTGGAGGCAGGACTGCACACTCAAGATTTAAGATAGCATTGGGCATACAAGAAGGAGTGTGTAACTTTACAAAGCAGAGTGAGACCGCGAAACTTCTTCGAATGGCTTCACTTATATTATGGGATGAGGTCTCTATGACAAAAAGGCAAGCAATTGAGGCACTTGATAAGAGCCTGAGAGACATCATGGAAAAGTCTGATCTACCATTTGGAGGAAAAACGATTGTTTTTGGAGGCGACTTCAGGCAGGTCCTTCCAGTTGTGCGAAAGGGTACAAgagcacaaataataaatgcaaCATTACGCAAATCTTACCTATGGGAAAACATGCAAAAGCTGAGGCTTGTTAGTAATATGAGGGCTCAATCAGATCCATGGTTTTCTAAATACCTACTACGTATCGGGAATGGCACTGAAGAAACTGTGAAAGATGACTATGTAAAGATACCCGATGAGATATGTGTGCCTTACACTGGTGCAGAATCAGACATTGATAATCTTATTGATAGAGTGTTTCCTATGTTAGCAACACATATATCCAATTCAGACTACATCACATCTCGCGCTATTTTGTCAACAAGGAATGAGAACGTCGATGACATAAACATGAGGCTTATCGAACGATTTCCTGGTGATGAGATGGTCTATCACAGCTATGATCTTGCAATTGATGATCCAAACAACTACTACCCTCCCGAATTCTTGAATTCTCTAACCCCAAATGGATTACCACCGCACATCCTCAAGCTAAAGGTCAATTGCCCTGTGATTTTGCTCAGAAATCTAGATCCAGCTAATGGTTTGTGTAATGGGACAAGGTTGATAGTCCAAGCATTTCAAAGGAACACTATCGATGCAAAAATTGTGCTAGGTCAACATGCTGGAAAAAGAGTATTCCTACCAAGGATACCTTTGTGCCCATCTGATGATGAAATGTTCCCCTTTAAGTTTAAGAGGAATCAATTTCCTATCAGAGTGAGCTTCGCAATGACAATCAATAAAGCACAAGGACAAACGATCCCTCATGTTGGAATCTATCTACCTAATCCAGTATTCTCTCATGGTCAGCTCTATGTCGCCCTGTCGCGAGCAACTGCTAGGAGAAATATCAAAATACTTGCTGCATCGGAAAATGATGCTAGCGTAGATTCAGCCTGCACACTAACCAAAAATATTGTCTACAAAGAAGTCCTCACCTCGTAA
- the LOC133907014 gene encoding uncharacterized protein LOC133907014, with protein sequence MLEPQRMLRDAGGGPPAAETAPLLAYPPPQPEPSPAAGVTPEITDEEIEAASAACCRICLESESEPGDELISPCMCKGTQQFVHRFCLDHWRSVKEGTAFSHCTTCKARFHLRVEFLEDDMCRIMKFRLFVARDVVLVFLAIQAAIAAIGGMAYLLDKDGKFRNSFTDDWDQLLSKHPVPFYYCVGVVVFFVLVGFFGLIVHCTSFNNNDPCLAGSHNCCYGWGILDGFPASIEACFAFAVIFVILFAILGIAYCLFVATVAIQRIWQRHYHMLTKKELTKEYVVEDLRGGYTPPKMDPEHEQRLKILQLM encoded by the exons ATGCTCGAGCCGCAGCGCATGCTCCgcgacgccggcggcggcccCCCCGCCGCCGAAACCGCCCCTCTTCTCGCGTACCCGCCTCCGCAGCCCGAGCCCTCGCCGGCGGCAGGGGTCACGCCGGAGATAACCGACGAGGAGATCgaggccgcctccgccgcctgctgCCGCATCTgcctcgagtccgagtcggaGCCCG GTGATGAGCTGATATCTCCTTGTATGTGCAAGGGGACGCAGCAGTTCGTGCACCGCTTCTGCCTTGACCATTGGAGGTCTGTTAAG GAAGGAACTGCCTTCTCACACTGCACAACATGCAAGGCGCGATTCCATCTGCGGGTTGAATTTCTGGAGGACGACATGTGTCGTATAATGAAATTCCGATTGTTCGTTGCTAGAGATGTTGTTCTTGTATTCCTTGCTATACAAGCC GCCATTGCTGCCATAGGTGGTATGGCATATTTGTTGGATAAAGATGGAAAATTCAGAAACAGCTTTACTGATGATTGGGATCAACTTCTGTCAAAGCATCCGGTGCCCTTTTATTACTGTGTTG GTGTGGTGGTATTCTTTGTACTGGTTGGATTTTTCGGGCTAATAGTACACTGCACATCTTTCAACAACAATGATCCGTGCTTGGCTGGTAGCCACAACTGTTGTTATGGGTGGGGTATACTGGACGGCTTCCCAGCTTCAATAGAAGCTTGTTTTGCCTTTGCTGTTATCTTTGTTATTCTTTTCGCTATCCTTGGAATTGCATATTGCTTGTTTGTTGCAACTGTGGCCATCCAAAGAATCTGGCAGCGACACTATCACATGCTTACCAAGAAGGAGCTGACGAAG GAATATGTTGTCGAGGATCTTCGAGGGGGCTACACACCACCAAAGATGGATCCAGAGCACGAGCAGCGCCTGAAGATATTGCAGCTCATGTAG